A region of Rhodospirillales bacterium DNA encodes the following proteins:
- a CDS encoding nitrile hydratase subunit beta: MRSHHDMGGMPAGPVAPAEHDYQLWEKRVDALMVLCSSKRIFTVDELRKGIEALPPDAYDRMTYYERWIASICSALIHRGVISIDEVRAKLAAIEADPAAYLGEAAP; encoded by the coding sequence ATGCGCAGCCATCACGACATGGGCGGCATGCCGGCGGGACCGGTGGCGCCGGCCGAGCACGACTACCAGCTCTGGGAGAAGCGCGTCGACGCGCTGATGGTGCTGTGTTCCAGCAAACGCATCTTCACGGTCGACGAGCTGCGCAAGGGCATCGAGGCGCTGCCGCCCGACGCCTACGACCGCATGACCTACTACGAGCGCTGGATCGCCTCGATCTGCTCGGCGCTGATCCACCGCGGCGTCATCTCGATCGACGAGGTGCGGGCTAAACTGGCGGCGATCGAGGCCGACCCGGCCGCCTATCTCGGCGAGGCGGCGCCGTGA
- the nthA gene encoding nitrile hydratase subunit alpha has protein sequence MAHDHTHDDHGHHHGHDHQHHDHDHGDGPHVHGGAEGHPHRADADDTLTYHRRLEIAVRELLVEKGVLTADEIRGAVERMDARGPHLGARVVAKAWTDPDFKARLIADGTSACVDAGITFDQSTRLIVVENTPDTHNLVVCTLCSCYPRMVLGIPPDWYKSRAYRSRAVREPREVLREFGTELPDGVAVRVHDSTADMRYLVLPRRPEGTEGWSEDKLASLVSRDSMIGVTVAATPG, from the coding sequence ATGGCGCACGACCACACCCACGACGATCATGGCCACCACCACGGCCACGACCACCAACATCACGACCACGACCATGGCGACGGTCCGCACGTGCATGGCGGCGCCGAGGGCCATCCGCACCGCGCCGACGCCGACGACACGCTGACCTACCACCGCCGGCTGGAGATCGCCGTGCGCGAGCTGCTGGTCGAGAAGGGCGTGCTGACGGCAGACGAGATCCGGGGCGCCGTCGAGCGCATGGACGCGCGCGGCCCCCATCTCGGCGCCCGCGTCGTCGCCAAGGCGTGGACCGACCCGGACTTCAAGGCGCGGTTGATCGCCGACGGCACCTCGGCCTGCGTCGATGCCGGCATCACCTTCGACCAGTCGACGCGGCTGATCGTGGTCGAGAACACGCCCGACACGCACAACCTCGTCGTCTGCACGCTGTGCTCCTGCTATCCGCGCATGGTGCTGGGCATTCCGCCGGACTGGTACAAGAGCCGCGCCTACCGCAGCCGCGCCGTGCGCGAGCCGCGCGAGGTGCTGCGCGAGTTCGGCACCGAGCTGCCCGACGGCGTCGCCGTGCGCGTCCACGATTCCACGGCCGACATGCGCTATCTCGTGCTGCCGCGCCGTCCCGAGGGCACCGAGGGCTGGAGCGAGGACAAGCTGGCGTCCTTGGTGTCGCGCGACTCCATGATCGGCGTGACCGTGGCCGCGACGCCGGGCTGA
- a CDS encoding cupin domain-containing protein: protein MSDKTDWRSDGVRVIPADTLDPNTAQTPGMNRAAAINLARVGAQKIWAGTVTIHAHAKTGAHHHGHLESVIYVVKGRARMRWGDQLQFTAEAGPGDFIYVPPYVPHQEINASETEPLECVLVRSDNEAVAINLDIAPVEKPETVYWVDPTHPHPHDHAHPHTHDKK, encoded by the coding sequence TTGGCGCAGCGACGGCGTGCGGGTGATCCCAGCAGACACGTTGGATCCCAACACCGCCCAGACGCCGGGCATGAACCGCGCGGCGGCGATCAACTTAGCGCGCGTCGGCGCGCAGAAGATCTGGGCCGGCACGGTCACCATCCACGCCCATGCCAAGACCGGCGCGCACCACCACGGCCATCTCGAGAGCGTGATCTACGTCGTCAAGGGCCGCGCCCGCATGCGCTGGGGCGATCAGCTCCAATTCACCGCCGAGGCCGGCCCCGGCGATTTCATCTACGTGCCGCCCTACGTCCCGCACCAGGAGATCAACGCCAGCGAGACCGAGCCGCTGGAATGCGTGCTGGTGCGCAGCGACAACGAGGCGGTGGCGATCAACCTCGATATCGCGCCGGTCGAGAAGCCGGAGACGGTCTACTGGGTCGATCCGACCCATCCGCACCCGCACGACCACGCCCACCCGCACACGCACGACAAGAAGTAG
- a CDS encoding nitrile hydratase subunit beta, which produces MSAAYAPGERVVVRRGDPPGHLRTPSYIRGKSGVVERVCGAFRNPEELAYGRSGEPKKTLYRVRFAQTHVWPDYSGPAADTIDIELYEHWLERAA; this is translated from the coding sequence GTGAGCGCGGCGTACGCCCCCGGCGAGCGGGTGGTCGTGCGTCGGGGCGACCCGCCGGGGCACCTGCGCACGCCGTCCTACATCCGCGGCAAGTCCGGCGTGGTCGAACGGGTGTGCGGCGCGTTCCGCAATCCCGAGGAGCTCGCCTACGGCCGCAGCGGCGAGCCGAAGAAGACGCTCTACCGCGTGCGCTTCGCGCAGACCCACGTGTGGCCGGACTATTCCGGCCCCGCCGCCGACACCATCGACATCGAGCTCTACGAGCACTGGCTCGAGCGAGCCGCCTGA